TGTGAAAATATTTATCTACTATACTTTTATCATTGCCGGTAATAATAGTTTGAGAGTCAAAATCATCATTTTCTGTTTTAAAAATCTTTTGTTTTAATAAAGGATTTAGCTTATCAATAATATCTTTTTTCCGAATACTAATTTTTATTGAATTTGATATTGAAATCGGAAAGAACACACCAAAATAAAGTTCATTTTCGTTAAAACTTTTTGAGTCATGATACCCTATAAGAAAACTTTGTTCACTTGAGTTTTCAGGCATAAATAATATTCTCTTGTGAAATGTTTCCGTATTTATATTTGGACCCGGGTATTCTGTTTCGGAGGCATATATTTTTCTTTTAGTTTGCTCTGCAAATTCTGTAAGAAATTCAATTATTGAAATGTTTGTGTTCATTGTTATAGTAATTAATTTGTGTTATTTATAATATTTTAAAACTCTCAGTGCTCTTAATGTGTTCATCCGACTTGGCTTTCCTGGTTGTTCCATTTCAAAATGTATTTGTCCAGGATGGTGTGCAGCCAGATTCCACAAACCGTCTTTATTTCTTTTGTTATAAATTATATTTATGGCGTCATTCATTCTGCTGTCATATTTTACTTTAGCATACTGGAAGTAATCTAATGCTTTAAGAATATCGTAATACCAACGAGATGGATAATAAAGTTTAAGAAAATTTGGTTTAATAATATTTCCGGTCTTGTCCGATTTAAACAGCTTATGCATAAGTATAAATTCTTCTGACTCTGATTTTGCTTTTTCTAATTCTTTTAATCTGTACTTATAACCTTTTATTTTATATTCATAAATTCCTTCAAGTACCGAAAGGGTAGAGTGCAATGAACTGTGTTTAGCCCCAATTCGATTATACTGACAATTAAATCCTCCATCACTCATTTTTTGAGCAAGGATACAGTCAACAACTGATTCTAATAAATCTTCTTTTACTTTAAAATATGATGAGTAATTCAAAACCATTCCATTAACACAAACATCGGTTTTTTTTGTAGTTCCTATAGGCAGAATTCCGCCATCCGGACCTTTTTCATTCTCGAAAATAATATCCAGAGTTTCTTTTATTAATTTGTTATCAGGCGAAACATTCAGGTTTTTTAAATCTAACAATGTGTAATGGCTGGATATCCATTTTGGCTGATAAAAACTTCTTCCCCAATGTCCGTTTGGTAAACGGTACGAAAGGTATTTTAACCCCCAACCCTGTGATTCTATCTTTTTTCTTAGTTGTGGTTTTTCAATGTTCAATAAATCCCTATAAACCTGAAACTGGATAGATACATCTCCATCAAGTAACCATGATATTATTTCTTTGTCCGTCATATTTAATGTGATATATTATTGCACGGTGATATAATAGGTTGTGTAATGAACCGTTTATTTTTCAGTCCACAATTAATTTACCCGAAAGACTTTTTCCAGATTCTGTTTCTATGCGATAAAAATATATTCCTTTTACTAATTCTCCTTTTCTAATGTATGCTTTGTTTGAGTTAACTACGTTATCCGTTCTGATCATTTCACCTATTGAGTTATACAAATTAATTAATTTTATCGATTCATTTATATTTTTCACTTCCAGGCAGGAGATTGTTTCAATTGGATTTGGGTATAACAATAAAACAATTTGTTCCTTATTTAGTTCCTTTGTATTTAATAGGGTGCCGCAATTATAAGGTGTACCACATGTTTCAGTTCCTTTTTTATAATACACCAAGCTTAGGTGATTATATTCGTTAAACATCCAATCATCCTGATTATAATATCCACCACCACAACCATCAATATAGTAATAAGTCATCATGGGTGGAATTGTCCCATTCATATAATAACAACCGTTACCTCCACTTTCGAAAGCCATATAACCTGGATGCCATTTTGTCGCTCTACTATAACAGCTTGCACGTAAATCATAATAATCATAAAAATTATTAAAATAAAAGGTTTTATTAGGTAGCTCATCAAGCGGATTGTATTGATTTAATGGAAATACATAAGTATTTATGATGGTGTCATTGTAATATGTAAAGGCATGGTCAGTCTGAACAGTCCAGCTTTCCATTCTACCACATCTTTTAATTGAATAAACAATTGTGTCATGGTTCGGAGATTCAGTTTTACTTACAATGGTTTTTATTAAATTTGTTATGGACTTTGTTCCTGGTCCAATTACAGTATACATTTGTTCTGTGTGAAATTCATCCCCAATATTAAAGTTGTAAATGTCTTTTGCTTTAAAATTTACAGTACCAACTGTCGGATTGGTTTTTCCTACTATGTTATAATCTGGTAAATAATAATCTGTATTAGGATCGTTAGTAGAAGTAACATCAGTAATTGAATCGTATGGGAACTCATAAAAATCAGGCATTCTGATAAAGCCATAATTTTTACTAATTACCATATCGGTTGGAAAATAATCGACAGTGTCCCCGTTAATATCCTTTAACAGAAAACCGATAACTTTTATACTATCAGTTATACCTAGAAAATTAGCTGTATCAACTTCTTTAACCTGTGCTTCAATATAATAGTTGGTGGGGAACTTATAAAAAACCCAAGTTGCATTAAGTGGAGCTCTGGTATTTATTTTTATGGTATCGTTAACTTTATTAAAAAACAAATTATAACCATCAGGTTTAAGTACTACTTTATTTCCTATCCACGATGGACCAAACAAATTGCCGCAGGTGTCTCCATGAACAGAATTTCTCATTGATCGGAAATTATATAAAATGGTGTCATTTCCAATAATTTTGGTTGAGTCAATTTTTATTGCATTTATATCCCCGTAATTTGTACCTGTAGAGATATAATAAAATTCAGCATCAGATTTAATGGTTCTATAATTTTGTGCAAAAATATTGCAACAAATAAGCAAACTAGCCAATAATATTGTTATCTTCATAGTGATAATATATAAATAAAGGTAAATTTTATAAGTGGTACATAACTAATGGTTAATCCTAACTATGATTGTTCCTCACATTTATAAATACTATAAACGATTACAAACAATTAAACTCAAATATAAGCAATAACAGATTTAAAAACAAAATTTTAAATCATGTTATTGCAAAATGTTAAAATAGGAGGTGATAATTATTTTATAATAATTTTACCTGTAGCAATGTTGTTATCCTTTGTATTAACCTGATAAAAGTAAATACCTTTAGCTTGTTTGCTAAAATCAATAGTTGATTGATTTGAATTTATTTCAGAAGAATAAATTGTTTCACCAATTACATTCATAATCTCTATTTTAGAAATTAATAATTCGGATTTTACTGAGAAAATACCATTTGATGGATTGGGGTACAGAGTTACACTAACATCATTATTAAGCTCGTTAAGTGCTGTTAAGCCTGCAAATGAAATATCATCAACAAAAAATTCACTTCCCGGGAAAACGATTCCTGTTGGTGAAGGATCTCCGCACATTAACTGAATGCTTATTGTGTCGGGCGAATCAGGCATTCCATAGTTAAACAGATCGGTAATTTGCATATAGCTTGAAACTGTTGATGTTATTGGATGCATTAATTGTCCTACAATATCTCTTTGGTGTGTAGTTGAATTCCATTTGCTTAATGTTACAAAAAAATAGAAGATATTTGGACCGGTAATAGTGCCTTTTACCCAAGCACTAACTGAAGTTGGTCTTTGAGTAAATGGAAACCCCGGATAGTCCATGTTTGGGTCACCTAAAAACACATAACCGGGTAAAGTATCTAATGAATTTGAGCCAAAAGGAGGAGGAACAACTGCAGTATCACTTATCATTCTTAATGCAAAATTTCCGGAATGAGCATCAATAGATTTGAATGATAATGTTGGCACACCTATGAATGCAAAATTGTTAAATGATGACCAGCCAGAAGGGTTCTCGGCACCAGTAGAAACCAGATCCCAGTATTCAAAATCAAGATTAAGTAAACCGTTTGCAACAGCCGGAAAGTTGAATGTTACATCATCAATAAAATATTCGTTACCCGGCATAATTGTTCCTGTTGGAGAAGGGTCTCCTGCCATAATTTGTATATTTAATGTGTCGGGATTGTTTGGTGATGAATAATTAAATGCTGTAGTTATTTGAGTGTACGTAGCAAATGAATTAGACATGGGATAAACTGCTTGTGCAACATTATCACGTTGATTTGTTACAGAATTCCATTTGCTTAATGTTGAAACTAAATAAATTGTACCACCTGGTACAACTGTACTTTTAACCCATGCACTTATTGAAATTGGTCTGTCCGTATATGGGGTTCCTGCATGATTCATGTCTAATCCGCCAATAAAAACATATCCGGTAACAGTATCAAGAGTATTTGTACCTAAAGGTGGCGGGATAATAGCTGTCTGACTAATTAACCTTAGTGCATAAGTTCCCGAATGAGAATCAGTAGTTTTAAAGGATAATACCGGTGCACCTAAACTTACAAAGTTGTTAAAAGATGACCATCCTGTTGGGTTTGCCACACCAGTAGCAATTGAGTCCCATGATTCAAATCCTCCGTTCTGAGGTTGTGTCTGTGCTTTTGCAGTAAATCCAAATAAGGCAACTGCTAAAGTGAATGTTAAAAATAGTTTTGTTTTCATTGTTTGTTGCTTTAATAATTCTTTAAAATCAAATTGGGTTTATAAAGTAGCATTGATTTCTAGTTAATTAAAAACAAATATATAAATATACATGTTGTAAAGCAAACTTTTTCGCTAATTTTTAATCTAAATTGTTCTTTTCTCTACTAATCGTATTTTTCAACACACTTCATTGGCGCAAGCATTTGCTTGTGACATTACCTTACAAACCTATTGGCGCAAGCATCCCTCTACTAATCGTAGTTTTCAACTACGATTAAATATAAAAACCCCCAATTGACTCAATTATCTGCTGGTAACATTACCGTTACCGCAAGCACTAAAGTTTTTAATTATATTGCAAATTGTTAAAATTCTACAAAAAATGCCAGAACACCTAAAATAACCAATACTATTCCGGTGAAT
The window above is part of the Bacteroidia bacterium genome. Proteins encoded here:
- a CDS encoding T9SS type A sorting domain-containing protein; the protein is MKITILLASLLICCNIFAQNYRTIKSDAEFYYISTGTNYGDINAIKIDSTKIIGNDTILYNFRSMRNSVHGDTCGNLFGPSWIGNKVVLKPDGYNLFFNKVNDTIKINTRAPLNATWVFYKFPTNYYIEAQVKEVDTANFLGITDSIKVIGFLLKDINGDTVDYFPTDMVISKNYGFIRMPDFYEFPYDSITDVTSTNDPNTDYYLPDYNIVGKTNPTVGTVNFKAKDIYNFNIGDEFHTEQMYTVIGPGTKSITNLIKTIVSKTESPNHDTIVYSIKRCGRMESWTVQTDHAFTYYNDTIINTYVFPLNQYNPLDELPNKTFYFNNFYDYYDLRASCYSRATKWHPGYMAFESGGNGCYYMNGTIPPMMTYYYIDGCGGGYYNQDDWMFNEYNHLSLVYYKKGTETCGTPYNCGTLLNTKELNKEQIVLLLYPNPIETISCLEVKNINESIKLINLYNSIGEMIRTDNVVNSNKAYIRKGELVKGIYFYRIETESGKSLSGKLIVD
- a CDS encoding T9SS type A sorting domain-containing protein; translated protein: MKTKLFLTFTLAVALFGFTAKAQTQPQNGGFESWDSIATGVANPTGWSSFNNFVSLGAPVLSFKTTDSHSGTYALRLISQTAIIPPPLGTNTLDTVTGYVFIGGLDMNHAGTPYTDRPISISAWVKSTVVPGGTIYLVSTLSKWNSVTNQRDNVAQAVYPMSNSFATYTQITTAFNYSSPNNPDTLNIQIMAGDPSPTGTIMPGNEYFIDDVTFNFPAVANGLLNLDFEYWDLVSTGAENPSGWSSFNNFAFIGVPTLSFKSIDAHSGNFALRMISDTAVVPPPFGSNSLDTLPGYVFLGDPNMDYPGFPFTQRPTSVSAWVKGTITGPNIFYFFVTLSKWNSTTHQRDIVGQLMHPITSTVSSYMQITDLFNYGMPDSPDTISIQLMCGDPSPTGIVFPGSEFFVDDISFAGLTALNELNNDVSVTLYPNPSNGIFSVKSELLISKIEIMNVIGETIYSSEINSNQSTIDFSKQAKGIYFYQVNTKDNNIATGKIIIK